From Bordetella flabilis, the proteins below share one genomic window:
- a CDS encoding PPC domain-containing DNA-binding protein, producing the protein MTEHKRYIPTPTGFLMVLRQGDDAFARLEALMEQESVPSAVISGFGFAGTVTFGFFDFEKKAYRPKTMETLELTNITGTLAWKEGKPAIHAHGVAGDESFRTFGGHLLALEVGRGSLEISITVMPVRLERAVDPDIGANVLQL; encoded by the coding sequence ATGACCGAGCACAAGCGCTACATACCGACGCCCACCGGCTTCCTGATGGTGCTGCGCCAGGGCGACGATGCCTTTGCCAGGCTCGAAGCACTGATGGAGCAGGAATCCGTTCCATCGGCCGTCATCAGCGGCTTCGGCTTCGCCGGCACGGTGACCTTCGGCTTCTTCGATTTCGAGAAGAAGGCGTACCGGCCGAAAACGATGGAGACGTTGGAGCTGACCAATATCACCGGCACCCTGGCGTGGAAGGAAGGCAAGCCGGCCATCCATGCCCACGGCGTGGCTGGCGACGAGAGTTTCAGGACCTTCGGTGGCCATCTCCTGGCGCTTGAGGTGGGTCGCGGCTCGCTGGAGATCAGTATTACCGTCATGCCGGTCCGCCTGGAGCGGGCGGTGGACCCGGACATCGGGGCGAATGTGCTTCAGCTTTGA
- a CDS encoding SDR family NAD(P)-dependent oxidoreductase, with protein sequence MDLQLANKTALVTGSTAGIGLEIARRLALEGAEVLICGRSQQKLDAAVAEIGANVRAVQADPATGEGAALLTQAVPEIDILVNNLGIYESKPFDAISDEDWRRFFDVNVLSGARLARHYLPGMMKRNWGRVIFIASDSALVIPSDMIHYGMTKTAQLAISRGLAGTTKGTRVTVNAVLPGTTRSAGIEDFMRSVASNPDLAPEEMEREYFAKERPSSLIQRMIEPEEVASLVAYVASPLSAATNGAALRVDGGITPTII encoded by the coding sequence ATGGATTTGCAACTTGCGAACAAAACTGCCCTGGTAACCGGATCGACCGCGGGCATAGGCCTTGAGATCGCCCGCCGTCTGGCGCTCGAAGGCGCGGAGGTCCTGATCTGCGGACGCTCGCAGCAGAAGCTCGACGCCGCCGTTGCCGAAATCGGCGCGAACGTGCGTGCGGTGCAGGCCGACCCGGCGACCGGGGAGGGCGCGGCCCTTCTGACCCAGGCCGTGCCCGAGATCGACATCCTGGTCAATAATCTGGGCATCTATGAATCCAAGCCCTTCGACGCGATCAGCGACGAGGACTGGCGGCGGTTCTTCGATGTGAACGTCCTTAGCGGCGCGCGCCTCGCGCGCCATTATTTGCCCGGCATGATGAAACGCAACTGGGGCCGGGTCATTTTCATTGCCAGCGACTCCGCCCTGGTCATTCCCTCCGACATGATCCATTACGGCATGACCAAAACCGCCCAGCTCGCCATCTCGCGTGGCTTGGCCGGCACGACCAAGGGCACCCGGGTCACCGTGAATGCCGTGCTGCCCGGCACCACGCGGTCGGCCGGCATCGAGGACTTCATGCGCAGCGTGGCCAGCAATCCTGATCTGGCCCCGGAAGAAATGGAGCGCGAGTACTTCGCGAAGGAACGACCAAGCTCCCTGATCCAGCGCATGATCGAACCCGAGGAAGTCGCCAGCCTCGTCGCTTATGTCGCCAGCCCGCTTTCGGCCGCGACCAATGGCGCGGCCTTGCGCGTTGACGGCGGTATCACCCCCACGATCATATGA